In Papaver somniferum cultivar HN1 chromosome 1, ASM357369v1, whole genome shotgun sequence, a genomic segment contains:
- the LOC113353326 gene encoding uncharacterized protein LOC113353326 codes for MDQTLICCDGAAKGNPGAAGIGFIGRKSDGSCLGAGSGGLGISTNYIAEVMALVAAGEWAVSKHLLNVIFSLDSKAVIMAFSSDKIPWIVRNRWRRVVSSLGTITFRHSYREVNFSADSLAKKETTLNRGEVILYDGRPTFLGIIEQEDSHYF; via the coding sequence ATGGATCAAACTttaatttgttgtgatggtgctgccAAAGGTAATCCAGGTGCAGCAGGTATAGGATTTATAGGCAGAAAAAGTGATGGTTCATGCTTAGGAGCAGGGAGTGGAGGCTTGGGGATTTCCACTAACTACATTGCAGAGGTTATGGCATTGGTTGCAGCAGGAGAATGGGCAGTGAGTAAGCATCTTCTAAATGTAATTTTTAGTTTGGATTCAAAGGCAGTTATAATGGCATTTTCAAGTGACAAGATTCCTTGGATAGTTAGAAACAGATGGAGAAGGGTAGTTAGTTCTTTGGGCACCATAACTTTCAGACACTCCTACAGGGAAGTGAACTTCTCAGCTGATAGCTTAGCTAAAAAAGAAACAACACTTAACAGAGGAGAAGTAATTTTATATGATGGCAGGCCAACTTTTTTGGGAATAATTGAACAAGAGGATTCTCATTacttttga